The region ACCATATATCAGAATAGGTAAAAGAATATTGTATAGACTAGAGAGTGTAAAAGAATGGTTAATAGAACAGGAAAGAAGATAATGATTTGCAGTAAAAGAAAAAAGGTTGTGATATGAAGCGGAACCACCACCATAGCCATAGCACAACCCACAAAAGCACTGATATTCTATCAAATAAAATCATAAATGTCAAGGAATTCACTGCTTTGGATATTGAAAATACTAATTTTGAATGGCTGATACCGAATTTCCTTTCAAAACAGAGCTTAAACATGGTATATGCTGGCGCTGGTGCAGGCAAGAGCATGTTTGCTATCCATCTTTGTAATTACTTAGTGAAAAACAATGTCAATCTAGATGAAATCGTTTATATGGATGCTGATAATGGCATTGATATATTACAGAGTAGACAAGTCGATAAAATTATGGATAATAGCAGTGGAAAAATAAAATATATTCTCTCTAACAGCTCGCATAGATTTACTATATTCAAAAAGTTAAATAGAGAATTTAAAGCAGGTGAAATAAAAAATCGACTTATTATTATAGATAGTATTAGAAATTTTATAAAAGGTAGTCTAAGTAAAGATGATAATATAACAAGATTTATGGCAGACCTGCAAGGATTGAGAGACAAGGGTGCTACCATTATATTCCTCCACCACCAACCTAAGCAGGGAATGGATAAAAACGATGAGAATTATAAAGGCGCTACAGCCTTTATGGATAGTGTAGATGAAGCTTACTATTTACAAAACGAAAGTGACAGCTCGATTTCTATCAACGACAATGAAATGATTGTTAGCTTAAAACCAAAGAAAAAGAGAAGCCATACAAAAGAGATGGTTGCTTTAATCGATACCAGGGAATTAGATCTAAAATTTATTGAAGATGATTTTATTGGGCTAAGCGACAAAGAAAAGATATCTTTGCAACTGGCACAAGAAATTATTGATCAAAAAGGTGAAATTTGTCAAAGCGATCTTGCAATAGCCATACAAAAACTTGCAAATAAAAACTACTATGAAACGGTTGGACGTAATACGCTTTGGAAATTATTTGACAAATTTGATGGAAAACTTTTTGATATTAAACGATTAAGAGGATATCAAAATTGTAATAAAAAGGTATTTGTGAGCAGAATAATGAATAAAACACCAAAATCAGAACAAGTAAATTTCGACGTTCATAAAGTCGAAGTATCAACCAATTATTTTGAAAGCGCAAAAGTAGCCAATAGCAACCAACTCTCTATAAACAAGAGCAATTTAAAGTTTTTAAACGCCATTCCTGTTAATATTGAGCCTATATCTAATGTTGATCAACATGGGTATTCAACGATACGAGCATCTGTAGGAAGCTATTGTGTAGATATTGAAATAATAAATAACGATCTTGATCCGCTCGTAAATGAGTTAAAACAATGTATAAAGGACTATGATAAGGAAAATTCGTATCCGACGTTTTTTGGCGGCGATGAACTATTAAATATTTTATTAAAGATTAAGACTATTAATGAATTAAAAATAGTTTTAAGAAGTGATGGCTAATGAATGATAGTTGATATCTTTTTTATTGGTTTTCTAATGGTCGTAATAGTATCGTTTTTAACCTTACTTACTTTGGGTTATTTTGATACAAGTAAAGAATAAATCAAGAAGGTTATTTAAAAATGATTAAAATTAGATATTTTTATAAAATATGCTCAACTATTTTATCCATTACTTATTCTTGTCTTGCAGTTTGTGGAATGTTTTTTCTTGTTCAAAAAACAATCAATATATTGGAGATTAAAAAGATATATCAAGAAACTGGACAATACCCTATTGAAGTTATTAATCCAGTAAGCTTGCAGCAGTTACACGATATAGTTAAGGATTTCAACGGAACAATCATATTTTCCGAAAAAGGAAAAATAGTTTTAAATAAATAGTGGATACTTATAAATTTTTTAACAACATTTTTCTTTAACTTCTAAATAATTTAAATTAAGTTCGTGGCATTTTTCAATTAAAGAACAAATCTTTATAATGATG is a window of Campylobacter concisus DNA encoding:
- a CDS encoding AAA family ATPase is translated as MKRNHHHSHSTTHKSTDILSNKIINVKEFTALDIENTNFEWLIPNFLSKQSLNMVYAGAGAGKSMFAIHLCNYLVKNNVNLDEIVYMDADNGIDILQSRQVDKIMDNSSGKIKYILSNSSHRFTIFKKLNREFKAGEIKNRLIIIDSIRNFIKGSLSKDDNITRFMADLQGLRDKGATIIFLHHQPKQGMDKNDENYKGATAFMDSVDEAYYLQNESDSSISINDNEMIVSLKPKKKRSHTKEMVALIDTRELDLKFIEDDFIGLSDKEKISLQLAQEIIDQKGEICQSDLAIAIQKLANKNYYETVGRNTLWKLFDKFDGKLFDIKRLRGYQNCNKKVFVSRIMNKTPKSEQVNFDVHKVEVSTNYFESAKVANSNQLSINKSNLKFLNAIPVNIEPISNVDQHGYSTIRASVGSYCVDIEIINNDLDPLVNELKQCIKDYDKENSYPTFFGGDELLNILLKIKTINELKIVLRSDG